A single region of the Vanessa tameamea isolate UH-Manoa-2023 chromosome 18, ilVanTame1 primary haplotype, whole genome shotgun sequence genome encodes:
- the Datp gene encoding bis(5'-nucleosyl)-tetraphosphatase [asymmetrical] — protein sequence MSPTRAAGLVIYKKSNQIINFLLLQTSYGEHHWTPPKGHVDPGESDWITALRETKEEAGLSENELEIYKDISKTLNYQVKGKPKAVVYWLAQVKDPDQNVILSNEHQDFKWLPLEQAQEISGFEDMKNLLAEFHEKALKIV from the exons ATGTCACCAACGAGAGCAGCCggtttagtaatatataaaaaaagtaatcaaataataaattttcttttacttcAAACTTCATATGGAGAACATCACTGGACTCCTCCAAAAG GCCATGTTGATCCTGGAGAATCTGACTGGATTACTGCATTACGGGAGACCAAAGAAGAGGCAGGCCTATCAGAAAATGAATTGGAG ATATACAAAGACATTTCGAAAACCTTAAATTATCAAGTCAAAGGTAAACCAAAAGCCGTTGTGTATTGGTTAGCCCAAGTAAAAGACCCTGATCAGAATGTGATTCTGTCTAATGAGCACCAGGATTTCAAATGGCTTCCTTTAGAACAAGCTCAGGAGATATCAGGGTTTGAAGATATGAAGAATTTGCTTGCTGAGTTTCATGAAAAGGCTCTtaaaattgtgtaa